In Rhipicephalus microplus isolate Deutch F79 chromosome 7, USDA_Rmic, whole genome shotgun sequence, one genomic interval encodes:
- the LOC142767784 gene encoding uncharacterized protein LOC142767784, whose protein sequence is MAGIKPPTPSDFQNAADWPAWMDEFDDYRFASGLHEKKDEVQVRTLRYTMGRKSREIFRLLKVKDEEMEDFKLVKSKLNDQFVHTKNIVYESARFDLRREQLGETVDQFATELSKLADGCEFTGMKERLIRDRFVVGLRNQVLSEELQMDPKLTMTTALARARTSETVKQQQAEIKEHESTVPEACVAAVKPKKAAAKSTFTRCQKPTYHQNSCCYCAGPFHPRNKCPAQKETCRFCRKLGHYENACRKKKKRDTHLDSIAKADGKFIGTVEQCAKTQSEHFVTVKINDQALRMKVDTGAKVTVVGENYPFLPPSLENPAEIKGPSQY, encoded by the coding sequence ATGGCGGGAATCAAGCCTCCTACGCCCTCCGACTTCCAGAACGCAGCGGACTGGCCCGCCTGGATGGACGAATTTGATGACTACAGATTCGCGTCTGGGCTACATGAGAAGAAAGACGAAGTTCAAGTAAGGACTCTTCGCTATACTATGGGCAGAAAGTCGAGGGAGATTTTTCGATTGCTAAAAGTAAAAGACGAAGAAATGGAGGACTTCAAGCTCGTAAAGTCTAAACTTAACGACCAGTTTGTCCACACCAAGAACATAGTCTACGAAAGTGCTCGCTTTGATCTACGCCGCGAACAACTGGGAGAAACAGTAGACCAGTTCGCAACCGAGCTTAGCAAGTTAGCCGACGGATGCGAGTTCACAGGTATGAAGGAACGCCTAATAAGAGACCGCTTCGTAGTAGGACTTCGGAACCAGGTTCTTTCGGAAGAACTGCAGATGGACCCCAAGCTGACGATGACCACTGCTTTGGCAAGAGCGCGTACGAGCGAAACCGTAAAGCAACAGCAAGCAGAAATAAAAGAGCATGAGAGCACAGTCCCAGAAGCTTGCGTCGCCGCAGTAAAGCCCAAGAAAGCCGCTGCAAAGAGCACGTTTACTCGCTGTCAGAAGCCAACTTATCATCAAAATAGCTGCTGTTATTGTGCCGGACCATTTCACCCACGAAACAAGTGTCCAGCGCAAAAAGAAACGTGCAGATTTTGCCGGAAGTTGGGTCACTATGAAAATGCGTgccgaaaaaagaagaaaagagacacacatCTTGATAGCATCGCCAAAGCTGATGGCAAGTTTATAGGCACGGTCGAGCAGTGTGCGAAGACACAATCTGAGCATTTCGTGACGGTGAAGATAAACGACCAGGCGCTCCGCATGAAAGTAGATACGGGAGCCAAAGTGACAGTCGTCGGTGAAAATTATCCTTTTCTTCCGCCTTCTCTGGAAAACCCAGCCGAGATTAAAGGACCTAGCCAATACTAG